A window of the Canis lupus baileyi chromosome 8, mCanLup2.hap1, whole genome shotgun sequence genome harbors these coding sequences:
- the PDAP1 gene encoding 28 kDa heat- and acid-stable phosphoprotein: MPKGGRKGGHKGRARQYTSPEEIDAQLQAEKQKAREEEEQGEEGGDGAAGDPKKEKKSLDSDESEDEEDDYQQKRKGVEGLIDIENPNRVAQTTKKVTQLDLDGPKELSRREREEIEKQKAKERYMKMHLAGKTEQAKADLARLAIIRKQREEAARKKEEERKAKDDATLSGKRMQSLSLNK; the protein is encoded by the exons ATGCCTAAAGGAG ggagaaagggaggccACAAAGGCCGGGCAAGGCAGTACACAAGCCCTGAGGAGATCGACGCACAGCTCCAGGCTGAGAAGCAGAAGGCCAGG gaagaagaggaaCAAGGAGAAGAAGGTGGAGATGGGGCTGCAGGTGACcccaaaaaggagaagaaatctcTAGACTCAGATGAGAGTGAAGATGAGGAAGATGATTACCAG CAAAAGCGCAAAGGCGTGGAGGGACTCATCGACATCGAGAACCCTAACCGGGTGGCACAGACAACCAAAAAGGTCACACAACTGGACCTGGATGGGCCCAAGGAGCTTTCAAGGAGAGAACG AGAAGAAATCGAGAAGCAGAAAGCAAAAGAGCGTTACATGAAAATGCATTTAGCTGGGAAGACAGAGCAAGCCAAAGCTGACCTTGCCCGGCTGGCAATCATCCGGAAACAGCGGGAAGAGGCtgccaggaagaaagaagaagagaggaaag CAAAGGATGATGCGACTTTGTCGGGAAAACGAATGCAGTCGCTGTCCCTGAATAAGTAG
- the BUD31 gene encoding protein BUD31 homolog encodes MPKVKRSRKAPPDGWELIEPTLDELDQKMREAETEPHEGKRKVESLWPIFRIHHQKTRYIFDLFYKRKAISRELYEYCIKEGYADKNLIAKWKKQGYENLCCLRCIQTRDTNFGTNCICRVPKSKLEVGRIIECTHCGCRGCSG; translated from the exons ATGCCTAAAGTCAAAAGAAGCCGGAAAGCTCCCCCAGATGGTTGGGAGTTGATCGAGCCAACACTGGATGAATTAGATCAAAAGATGAGAGAAG CTGAAACAGAACCTcatgagggaaagaggaaagtggAATCTCTGTGGCCTATCTTCAGGATCCACCACCAGAAAACCCGCTATATTTTTGACCTCTTTTATAAGCGGAAAGCCATAAGCAGAG AACTATATGAATACTGTATTAAAGAAGGCTATGCTGATAAAAACCTGATCGCAAAATGGAAAAAGCAGGGGTATGAGAATTTATGCTGCCTGCGCTGCATTCAGACACGGGACACCAATTTTGGGACGAACTGCATTTGCCGGGTCCCCAAAAGCAAGCTGGAAGTG GGCCGGATCATCGAGTGCACGCACTGCGGCTGCCGGGGCTGCTCTGGCTGA